The Malus domestica chromosome 10, GDT2T_hap1 nucleotide sequence GGCTTTGAGTAAAAGAGACGGGAGATGGAGAAACAAGAGGATTGAAAGTGAATAAGGAAACGATGGATATTTACGGTTTTCAATTTTCACGACCTTATCTCTCAATTGGGAAAAATTTTAAACCACTCAACTGTGGCGTGCACGGGGGAAGTAAATAATTTTAATATCCCCAAATATTATCAAGACgctaacaaaaataaataaataaaacatcaaaaacaTCAACCACGGGCCAAATACGTGCTGAAATTTAAAAGGGCGGTGAGGTGGTTTTAGTTAATCACCACAAGCACCACACGTGgtgatttttgttttcaatcatGGGCATTACATTTTACATACCTATTGTAACTTACTCAATTTTAACAACGGGCGCGAATATGATCGTGATTAATTAATCATATCTACCACAGACCGACTTTGACCGTGATAATTGATTCCTTTCTACCACGAGCTCTTAAAGCCTATGATAGAAATGTTGTGGTAAATATGATGTTGTGTTGTATTAGAGTGAATTTTTTCTCACTACCCTCAAGCAATGGTAATGCTCAGTAcagtatttattttaaatttcaaaatttatgtatcATTGAGTATCACCATCACTTGAGGGTGATAAGCAAAAATATTCTCCCGTAAAGACCCACATCTTTTATCAaatttatatatacacacattttTAACATATTTGCTCTAACTAATGTGGGTATACGactaaaaattttctaaaaGAGTTTGACTATATAGCCTCTAACAATACTATTTTTTCCCGTAAAACGTGTAACCAAGTTTTCtaaaagagtaatgctacattTTTATACCATAGGATGTGGCATATGATGAACAATTAACATCCGATCAAATAAACTAATTGATTAACACGGCATGTAAACACCCCTTGCAATATAAGATGATACACCATTATAGTACAGTACAAAAATATGATCTCtgtaacatttttctttttaataactAAGGACAAAACTGATTAAAAGCAACCCAATGGTTAGCACATGATGATTTGCAAACGATTTGGTCTTATTCATATGGACTACGTCTTTTTGAAACATGAGAATTTCATTAATAAATAAACCGAGGAACATCATCAACATGGAATACAATTTCAAGATTACAAATGCACAACACAAAGATAATACAAAACTTCACTCACATCTAACCTAATAAAAGATAATGCTCATAAGAACAAAAGCGTGCTTTACCTTCTGATGAACTTGCAAGGGACGACAGTACTTTGACAAAGAAGCCCTGCTCTGAGTCATCAGGAAAAGGTCCCTATAGTCCTTTACCAAATTAGCACATAACAAACTCCTCAGAAGTACAATTCTTCGGCCACAAAATATCCATACCTAACCAACAATTTAAATAAGCTTACATGGCCTAAACCTTACCAACACCCTCCACGCACATAAGGTAAACACAATACTATCACCTAAGTACATGCAAAGACAAACGACAACAAACACGCCTATGAATTCCCTTAAACCCGCAATGACACCACAAGGGAAAGATCTCACCGCCCCCTGATTATTTTTTAAACGTTGAGTAgcgaaacacacacacactgcgtCCTTAATTGTCTTAAGCCCctgtaaataatattttattcttTAGAGTTTCTGTGCTCTTAAAATTGTGTGCTAGTAGTAAGTGGCGGATTGTCTTAATGGTTAGAATCCATCTCTTTAACCAACTACATTATGAGTTCCAAATTTCCCTCTCCTTAGTGTAGAATATCATGTAATAAAATCAAGTATTAACAATTATAATCTGTTGTTTGCTTGCAAAATTTTtgttccaaacaaaaaaaaaacacaaacaaaattttTAAACGTTGGTCTTTAAACAAAAGTACATTTTGTTGATAATTAAATCAATTAAGTGTTTGAACAAACTAGATTTATTGGTATCATTAAGTAATGCGAGTTCTATTTTGCTAAAGCCTAATAAAAGTCGCTTACACTACTTTCGAGTCATGGGGTATATGGTCGTTGTCCACCAAAATCTCTAATTACGTATAATTCCGTAACGTTCATGGGCTATGTGCACTGTGCTTCTATAGTTCTATAGTTCTATGTGCACTGTGCTTCGAATGAAAATGTCCTATGTTTTAAGAAAAGTAACTGTAATAGATATCCAACTTGACGGGTCGTAATAGATGTCCTATGTTTGATCTAAATTCTAACCAATATTTTGCAACAAATGATAACATTTTCATAAGAGAAATTTTCTAGgctaattatattaacaccccacaaattgttgaataaaccccacaaacttaatacaccccatatttgttttttcacttaaaaattatcttaatacaccccacttactttcccataatacccccacaccccatattttcaatatacatcttatattttgtacatacaccccacattttctttacaccccacatttctcaaatcttataacactcatttttaattttcaggggTTGAATCTAACCATATGAACACTAAAAGATAAATATGAATATAGAAgtttaaataatgcagcaaacgcaagattaagggctggtttggtattgctatgctttgaaaaaaagctgctgtgagaataagcggctgtgttgtgagaataagcggctgtgaaataaatcagcagagtgtttggtaaacttttttgtaaaagtgcttttggaaaaaaaagcagtctgatagtgggttttttcattaaaggagcaatgtaggtctgtgtgctttgaaaaaaagccagttttccaaagttacaaattgcagcttcagctttttcctttgatttcagcttattctcacagcagcttttaaaataagcccttttttttaagtttaccaaacaccaaaaacactcccagctttttttcataggagttttttttaaaatcacctcaaccccaaactggggctaaataattatcgatgtcatcgaaatcactaaaacaatgaaaactatgaagtcttacctcatgtgaagctcctgaaacatcgatttcgtgttccattcatcaaaaacaatttttcttaatcaacatgtttgatagttgagaagataaataatacgctaaaagtgatttggggtgtatttataaatctttacttttttttaaacctaataaggtcaaaattgtcattgcatagtggagtaaataagtcatttaatattaaattttaatgtgtggtgcattcaacattttgtaagGTATTAATATAAAAACCTATTTTCTATATTAATTTCAATTCTTAAGTCCccatttgataactatttttttcaagttataaaaaataaaaactgattaaaaaccaaaaaaaaaattggcatgCGGTGCGGTAGAACCCTAACAAAAATGTTCGTCTCCCGAAGATACATTccttattttgtagtagtgctcACGTCAAATTTGTAGTAGTGCTTACGTCACTCGACTATAGATTATCATTAGCGTGAATTAATCTTTCTGTATTAATTGACTCGTTATTATTCACCAACTTACTGCGAGCTTTGTTTGTATACTAGTTGGCTTGAGCTAATtttgacaacaacaaaaattatcATTAGCGTGTGTTGATCTTTCTAGTCCAAGACTATATTCCTTATTTGTATAACTCTAAACCACCTTTGCACCTTCTTAAGCAGAAGAACACATTCATTAGAGTTTCCTTACTACTCTTAAACTTATTTCATATCATGTGATTTACAAAGAGATAATCTTTTTGGACAAATACCACGATTGAGGAGGAAGGTGTAAAACAACCAACATTGTGATTCATAACGTGCCACACAGCCTCGTGGTCCACAAGTAAAAGAGAGGGCCATTATTTTTGGTGGGTCAATTAGGTCACGGAAGCAACTGAAAGCCaaactaaaagaagaaaaggtaATGTGGCAATTAAAAAAAgttatttgaagaaaaaaagaaatgaacTAAAGCAAGAGAAAGTTAGGTCTTACTTGGCACATTCTTAGTGAGTAAGAAATTGAGCCTGGAATCTAGATGACAGGGATATGGATTTGTATCTGAGTTTGCCACCTGGGGAACTCCATTAGATGGACTGTGGAAGTCAAGAAACCAATAATTTCTAAActttttttctaaattattttCTCACTTTTTCTTTTAGTAACTTTTAGTTCAAAGCACAATAATACCTAATCAGAGTTCACAAGAATGTGCTAGTATGATACTAACAAGGTCTTTGCAATTAAGATTACTCAaaagatatacaagaaaaatgtcataagaagaaagaaacgaACATGGAACGTCTTCCGCCACTAGAAAGAATTTTGCCAATATGCAGTTGGTATTTTCATGTTTGTTTGTATTGCAAGCGATACAGGAGGGGGAGGGGAAGGAGGAATCAAACTTAGAATGTCGGGTGCATAACTAACTAAACTCCAATTCCGCTGCATGctattttcttatgttttttttttaacaaataatattatatacactaaaggggaggggagggcttagcctcacaatagactagcaataatgttgttcaaaCTCGTCTTTAgaactctcacttacaagtaaagaggaataccactagatcatagtactaagtgactttATGTTAATTGTGAACAACTTAACATTTACCTTAGcaaaaaagaatttaatttagggtttaggggccAAGGTCGAGAGTTCAATTCAGTTAAATCAattggagaaaaagaaagaaaaatcttGTCATATATTTGTCTAATTTATTCCTAATGTTTTTGTCCATGCTCTTTTATATCTAAATCCTAGTCAAGTGTACCATATTCCGGAAAATCATGCAGCAGGATGATGGCCTTAGTATAATGGAGCCTTGGATAAACCCTCAACTTGCAGTTGCAGATTTAAAATAAAGCAAAAATGAATGGGaatataagaaaaagaaaagaatgaatGGGGGaatataagaaaaagaaaaggctaGTCTCCTaagaattcataaaaaaaatatcttatATCTTCCCATGGCCTTATAAATACAAAGCCTGCACCATGTAAAGtgttcaacaacaaaaaatccCATCTCACACAACCCTATATttcccctccctctctctctctctctctctctctctctctctaaaacaacTCTGAATCCACTGCTTTCATGCTTCCGGTGATCAAAATCCTTATAAAATCTACTACTCTGATAGTAGTGCTCCTACTGGCTCTCGTCAGGGACATGGTGGGTTACGAATCCTCTATCAAAACCCGAATCCTTTTCGAGTGAGAAACGCAAAATCTTCGAAACCCTTTTCCGGATTTTTCATTGATTTCTCTCACACAACCTCACTAACAAAAAATGGATTCAGTCAATTTTTATGACATCAAAACTGAGAAGGCGAACGCAATCTTGAAATACCGCCAGCTTCGAAAACTTGCAAACTTGTTTCGGTTGATTGAGGTGCTTGCTGTTCTGCTCCTGCTTTCCAGGTTTTCTGTCCAACTCCCTCATGCTGTCAAGAACTCTGGCTCTTACTTCAAGGACATATCCGGCTTCATGGTAAGTCCTCGCTTCGTGTTTGTCATTGGAAATGTAATAGTTATCGTTCTCTTCGCCAAGTCGGGCAGATATTCAGCTAAAGACTCGAGCACAGGCAGCTCGGGCGATGATCTTTATGAAGAGTTTGTTCAGAACAGCGAAAAAAATCAGAAACTTCGTGGCGAGGTGATTGAGTACCAGGCCATAAAAAACACACCTAAGGATAGCATACTTTCTGAGAAAGCTCCTCAAAATTTGGAAGTCAAGAACTTCACAAGGAGTCAGTCAGAGAATTTAGAACATGAGATTTGCAAGAGCTCGCGGCGCTTATTGAAACGATCAGAGACGGAGAAGTTCAAGAAAAACGTTCAGCCTGGTGGGAAGCCGGCAGGGAGCGTGTACCCTGAAGACGGCATGAGTAACGAGGAGTTTCGGAGCAAGGTTGAGTCGTTCATTGCAAGGCAGCAGAAGTTTCGACTGCAAGAAGATTTCTCTGTAAACTAGGGTGAAATATGGGGAAATCTCTgtttatgtttcttttttttttctctttgggGGATTGTGGGGTGTTTCTATATGTATTAGGACATTGCTATATAAAGCATGCAATGTAAATCTACTGTAGTTCTGTTCATATTTCACTCTAATTATTCTCCGTTTTTAGCAGAAGCAATTATGCCACTGATTTAGTAATTTTGTCAAACTTTTAAAACAACAATTTTCTCTGCTCATGTTTCGTGGCTCGGATTTGGATTCGACAACTCACTACATTCATGTATGTTGAAGGAAGAATTAAAAGTCAACTTCCGAATTTTATCCAAGTTGGAACTTGGGTAAAAGATGGATTAGTTATGAATGAAACATTTCCCTTCCAATTCCCATGTAAAATGGTGAGATTTCATTCGCACTAACTAAATATCCAATCTTCAACTTGGACAAAATTTAGAGGTAAAAGTCGGCCTTTATTTCTTACTTCGACATACCTTAAATCTAGTACATTAATTAATGTGATCTAATTTTAGACACCAAACATGGCATATGGGCAGCAAAATAGATAACGTAAGCATATATCTCACTCACAATCAAAATTCGCCTCTCGCTTTAGTTCtccatttttaccaaaaacaaaagttgtcCAAATGGCATGACTTCCAAGCATGTGCCAATAGgccaaaaccaaataggtaaTTCCAATTTTAAGAGAATAAAATTGCAGATAATTAGAGAATTTTCCAGAGGTGTTTGGTATGACATCATTGCTAAGAATGTATTCCAAATTCTGTTCTAACACATCATTATGAATCAATTccaaattttcttgttttgggGGGGATGGATTGGATAAGTTAGGAGCATAAAGTCTGATGACTTTTTCCTATAAAACTGAAACAAATAGAGCAACTGTAAAGCACTTCCTAACACAAACCAGAGTAAGAGGGACATCCACCTATACAAAGCACCAACTAAAAAATCTTTGCCCTTTCAATGGCACTAACTATAATAACTTTTGGTAACCCCACTAAACTATAACCTTATTGGATTACCAATATGTTAAACATAATTCACAAGAGAGTGCTAGATGTTACTTCTATTTTATTAAgagcaaaattttgttttgtaaaattattttattgtccTTAACTTTTTTGATGTGATAGAAGATTAAATAGTCTTTTTATCCTTTTTATGTTGATAAAGAGGGTTCTTTAATATATAGTTTAGAtaatttacaaaaaataaaattaaaaaattaaacttcCCATTCTCATGTTTTCTCTCTGACTTTCTTCCTATCTCCttcaattaaaaaacaaaaataaaaaattggacacactttgtgtgtgggcATATACTAGTATATAATAGAATTGGTAGACTTACTATTAGTACTTGTTACAACTACATGCTAGGGAGAATTTTTTTTAGTGTCAGAAACACAGTCCAGTATACCAACtgtcataatataagtggtttgaaattttcattttcaagtatccaatcacttgtataatgacactTGATATGTTGAGTGTGTTCCAAGTACACTTAAAAATCTATCCAAGCTAAGAGTTAGAGAAAAGATCTTCAAGGATGTTCTTGCCACATAGCAATTTCAAAAGTACTTATCCAATTAAAGGTGGCGTGTGTATAACTAATTAGGAGtcaggtcatctccaaccgaatggtctAGAGGATCAAAGGGCCGAAAATAAcccgaaaatcgtctccaactgagagctaggccagagggctcctAGGCCCCACGAAATCTAAAAAGGCCAAAGGGCTAAAGGGCTAGCTTCTATTTTTGCTTTAAAATGTCAGATttcctgtcggatataaccgacaggattaAGAGCaatagtgtcggttataaccgacaggaatagtagggaaaattttgaatataacGCCTAGctaacgtcagctagccgttatttttgaattttttttttacagttttatttacaaaaattttcctataacttctattttttaattctataacttcctataacttctattttacaaaatttgtttcacactttttttaaattccattttttcctataacttctatttcacaaaatttgtttcatacttttttttaaaattctattttacaaaagaatttcatattttttttaaattctatttttttcctataacttcctaaaccattatacaacattaaattaaactaaGTGACATGAAACaccattaaacaatatgaaacaacattaaataacattaaccaacataaaaattatgtttggctctatggccctatgaccctcggttggagacgactTTTTGTGACATAGAtaaaacgagccctatggccctcggttggagatggaggcaaatatgaccatgtattgttcattaaaatattaatatcctggagggccaaagggctaaaacgagccatctggccagccctcgattggagatggcctcaATATGGCCTGCATAGGTTGAGAAAAGATCTTCAAGATCTATTTTTCCAATTGGGGTAGCCAAAGAAAGCATGAGAAACCAATCACAATGCCACTCAATAGCTACAAAGGCCCGtttaataacttttttttttttcatttttcaaaaacaaattATCTCTAAATTTCAATATTGAAAGCTACTCTTTTGGCAAAGTATTTTCACTTACAGTTTTCagcttttttgaaaactaaaaaacttgtttggtaatattttaaaaaacatGACCAAAATGATCGTTCTGAATGCCAAATATTTGAGAGGTATAAAAAGATCAGCAATCTATCAACCAAAGAAAATTGATGGTATGTTTCATAGACTCAAACCAAGTATCAAGCAGCAAAGAATTGAGGAGACCAACCAAATGCCAATACAGCACACGATTGTAAAACTCTCTCACATTTTGTTTACCAAAACTTAGAACTTAGTAGCCGAAGCCGCTAGTTCAAGAAAAACTGAACATGGAAGTGATTCACTGCACAGTCGGTCCTGAACTCGTCTCTATCAAAACCTCCCTTGCATCATCAGCTTAAACAGCATCTCTGGACCATATCCTGTACGGTTGGCCATCAATGTAATCCGCATAAATGATTCCTCTGTCTACTCCAATCATAATCGACTCATTCAGAAAAAGCAAGTAATTGAAGTGTATAATTGCCCCAAACTATAGTAAATTGTAAAAACTAAGCAATAGAACTATCTTTCTTGGGGACACGACCCACGATTCTTCCAGAGCTTCAGGTACTATCTTTCTTGCCTGCCTAACAATCACAAGGAACATTGTCTATGACATATGCACCGAGATGACCTATTTTCTTTGTAGTTTCGGTGTTTGGTTGCTAAGCATTAGAGACATTCCTTCCAGAATTTTGGAAAAGCAATAGAACCACAACTAGCAGATCAGTTTCCAATTACTCAATTTAAGTAAGAGAAGTTGACACAGTCACTCTCATCCCCCATTGTAGAGGCCATACTCAATAAACTAGGGCCGCTAATCAATCCCTTTGTTTACCGacttttaaaactaaaaaagaaaCCAACATTACAAGTTGGATACATACCGATGCGACATTCATAATCTACAAACTCCACAATCAGCCATCTTTGTGGATTCTCAAACATGGACAATGCATTCCTTATCCTTGTCAAGCAAACGCTAACCATCAGTTGGACAATCATATTCCCATGCTTTGTCTACCATACTCTTGTTTCTGGAGTTGCATGACTTGTCTATTTAAAATCCCTTGGTATTCCAAACTACAAAAGACCCCTTGTTTGCAAACTCACATGGATGGAAACCACTCATAGCCTTTCCCATGAGTGCCATAGCAGCGATGCTTGGAAACTGCTTCTTCTGAAACTCATCCACTGTTGGCTTCAAACATTGCGATTGAAAAGCAACCACTGCTTCAAACTTCTTTTGGGATGCTACTTTAGACCACCTCCGAATCCAAGGATGAGACAGCGTTATATTTGGACCTTTCCTGGCGGAGTCAATGGGAGATGACTCACAATTCCTTAATACCATTGCAGTTTGATCTGGCACCATCTGTTCTTTACCAAGAAATCTGCCGGTGGCAGGTTGTGAACTAGTTATACTGCACTTCATAGTTGAGTTAGAAGATTTCTTGACTTTTTCAGGTGAAGAGGCTTCTCCCATTTTTGAGCTTTTTGTACCATGAACAGACTGAGAAGCCGTCAACTTGAGCCGTTTAACCCACCTGCTGCTTGGTTCTGGTCCCTGAGATCCTTCTGGACATGATCTGGATTTTGAATTTGTGGGATGCTCAGCATGGGAAAGGAGATGTTCGACATCCAAACTCTGGGTTCTTGAAGTGCTCGTCTCCCTTTCTTTTGCTGAATCAGGAAGCTCTTGATTTATGTCCGGTAATTTTGTGTATGGAAGTCTAGCTCCGTTCTCTTCTCTACCTGAAGCGATGGCTGATCGAGATTTTGGTGACTTCTTGCCACTCTCAACATGctacaaaattcaaaaatcagAAAGGCAATTTAGTACTATGCTAAGTATATTATTAAATTCAGTTCAACATAGTGTGATCCTTTAAAAGCCAGTTTCCTGGGAATGCGACATAAAAAGTGTTTTGGATGAACAAATAGTGATTCCAAAACTATGTTACTTAACAAATATTCACAAAAGCAGAATTATAAAAGTTACCTTGTCTGATGTGGATACTACCGCCACACCTGATACAAGAAGCAAAACCCATTATTAGCCGAAAGACATGATGAAACAACAATACACTGAaaacttataatatttttatactatatgAACTTAGTGATAATTACTTTTTAAAACACGAGTTAATCCAAGCATGATGCTGTAAAAGCTAAATAGCCTACACATTTAAGATGGTATAAATATTGTTCAACAAAGTTGAGATTCCTGAACGATATGAGATAGGGTGTGTAGTACCAGAAAGAAGGTTATCCTGGAAAGCATCCATGTCCATAATATCTGTTTCAGATGATGATTCGAGTGCTTGAGCCTTGACAACTCTTACATCTTCCTCTCCGTCGGTATCTGTAGAGCTCCTGTAAGGTAGCAGCTTCAATCTAGGTTGAGGAGGGAGACCATACTCCGTGGAAAAACCAGAAAGATTACTGAAAgcttttcctttcaattttgttGATACAGTTGACCGTCCAAACATTTGACCTACTTCAGGCAAGTTAACACCAGTCTTTTTCGTGATCTGAAAATGGTGAGCTGTCTTTGAAAACATACGAGGACCCCTAGATAATTCTTCATCAGCGTTGACAGTGGCGCGTATTCTCATAGTCTCTATGTTATGCACAGAACGCTGCAGGCTTGGCAGAGATCCGGATCCGTGAAATACTTTTTCCAGTCCGGTCACCTCTGGGGGGCTGGCGTGGCTTGAAAGCAATCCAATACAAGACTGATTTTGCATTTCTAGGAAATTCTTACCGAAATAATTCGGTTGCTGCATACTGCTTGTGGAGGGGTCATGCTGTAACAAAACCATATCATTCTGCCTTGGCAATGAACCCCCTGATCTTGTAGAGACAAAATTGTTATGGAAGTTATTCTCATGGGCCAACAATGTGGACCTTGTGTGATTATAAGTGCTTGTGGCATGTTGTCGAGGTGCTAGAAAAGAGTTGGATAGATTAATTTCCTCTTCACTACACAGGAAAGATGGATGCGGCACAATTTTGGAATCTGATCTCATTGATTCAACTCGAAAAGATTTGGAAACAGCTAGGCTATTGTTCTCAAGAAAATTATGATATTTCACCTGTCGCTCTGGAGGTGGTGGGGCGGCTTCCAGAGCCCATGCATCAGTAGGAGTCCAGACAGGCATTGCCGGTGGGCTATTCTCACTAAGTAATCCCCCATGGAAAGTAGAATTGTCCTGATTCAGTTTAACCACACTAGTCTTTGGAGGAAGATTGAACATTGGAAAGGACTGGCCTTCCCATATCTCCTTCCTTGTTTTCTTCGAACTCTCTGTCAAACCGAGGCCCTCATCAATATTTCTTACTCTTTTCGGTTCAGTTACTTCATCAAACCCTCTAAACAAGGAATGTTTCTTAACACCATGATTGTGTTGTTGGGCCTCCTCATAACGAATCGATACATGGCCGCATGCTTCGGTTTCTGACTTACAACTTGTGCACCTCCGATGAGCCATCCAAACAGATTCATAAGGATGTGAAGCTAGCTCACTAGTTCCTTCACTACCATGCATGATAAGTAGACTTATAAACTCTACCCAATTTCGAAAATATCAAGGATCTCAATGGCATATCAGAAATCACCTAAACAGCCAAGACACCCCAACAACTCATCAGAGTCCATCTTTTCATATGTTATatcaaaattaatcaaattctAAGCCTTGGAAATCCAATACGTACATAAAGGTTCCAAATTTATGCTAAGAAAATTCACATTCTTTTTCCCAGATTATAACTGTGGGAAAAGTATAAAAGCAAACGCTTCTCGGGTGTTGTTCTTATTTGCTAAAGACAcacacttttcaatttttgttaatgCAGGCACCtaaatttccatcattttttcACACAATAATTGCAACCAagtatataatttcatcatctgtaaattaaaagtaaaaaaaaaaaaaaaaaaagattaaaagagAGAATTGAAGCCAAAGTTACCTCCAAAGGAGAAGATCCAGAGGTGAAGATGGTAACCAAAGCTGCCAGAtatgagagagtgagagagagaggtagcAATTAAACCCAAAAGAGAAAAGCTTTTATAGAGGATGAgaaggagaggaagaggaaggagcATCTGAAAGCCGAGGCTTTACAACACTCAGCCATATAGCCACAGCCACAATATGTGAGCTCCGGCCCGCCCGCGGGggaggtggggggggggggggggacccAACTCACCTGCGCTTTTCCAATTGGTTCCTTCTCTTTTCATACTTTTTACTTTGTTTATTCGTTCaattatttgatattattgCATATATTTGTTCATAAAAGTATGTACATGAATCATTTTATTAGGAAATTAGGATAAAAACGGGAcccatttattttttgttgtttttttaacaacGTAGGATGTAATAAATGGGTTTGTAACGCACAACAAATATGAATTTACGGTTAATTTGGATGTAATAATTGACAACTGTTAACTTGTAATGACATTGTACTTGGCAATTATTTCTCTTCTTG carries:
- the LOC103440386 gene encoding uncharacterized protein; amino-acid sequence: MDSVNFYDIKTEKANAILKYRQLRKLANLFRLIEVLAVLLLLSRFSVQLPHAVKNSGSYFKDISGFMVSPRFVFVIGNVIVIVLFAKSGRYSAKDSSTGSSGDDLYEEFVQNSEKNQKLRGEVIEYQAIKNTPKDSILSEKAPQNLEVKNFTRSQSENLEHEICKSSRRLLKRSETEKFKKNVQPGGKPAGSVYPEDGMSNEEFRSKVESFIARQQKFRLQEDFSVN
- the LOC103440385 gene encoding uncharacterized protein, producing MHGSEGTSELASHPYESVWMAHRRCTSCKSETEACGHVSIRYEEAQQHNHGVKKHSLFRGFDEVTEPKRVRNIDEGLGLTESSKKTRKEIWEGQSFPMFNLPPKTSVVKLNQDNSTFHGGLLSENSPPAMPVWTPTDAWALEAAPPPPERQVKYHNFLENNSLAVSKSFRVESMRSDSKIVPHPSFLCSEEEINLSNSFLAPRQHATSTYNHTRSTLLAHENNFHNNFVSTRSGGSLPRQNDMVLLQHDPSTSSMQQPNYFGKNFLEMQNQSCIGLLSSHASPPEVTGLEKVFHGSGSLPSLQRSVHNIETMRIRATVNADEELSRGPRMFSKTAHHFQITKKTGVNLPEVGQMFGRSTVSTKLKGKAFSNLSGFSTEYGLPPQPRLKLLPYRSSTDTDGEEDVRVVKAQALESSSETDIMDMDAFQDNLLSGVAVVSTSDKHVESGKKSPKSRSAIASGREENGARLPYTKLPDINQELPDSAKERETSTSRTQSLDVEHLLSHAEHPTNSKSRSCPEGSQGPEPSSRWVKRLKLTASQSVHGTKSSKMGEASSPEKVKKSSNSTMKCSITSSQPATGRFLGKEQMVPDQTAMVLRNCESSPIDSARKGPNITLSHPWIRRWSKVASQKKFEAVVAFQSQCLKPTVDEFQKKQFPSIAAMALMGKAMSGFHPCEFANKGSFVVWNTKGF